One genomic segment of Laspinema palackyanum D2c includes these proteins:
- the petP gene encoding cytochrome b6f subunit PetP, which translates to MKIGQKVKVTRLRERLSADAVAKIKTNPVGTIKDFRMTDGSGVGVVVQLDSGITTWFFEDEVQAL; encoded by the coding sequence ATGAAAATCGGTCAAAAGGTCAAAGTTACCCGCCTCAGAGAAAGATTGTCCGCTGATGCGGTTGCCAAAATTAAAACCAATCCCGTCGGCACAATCAAGGATTTTAGAATGACGGATGGCAGCGGCGTTGGAGTGGTGGTGCAGTTAGACAGCGGAATCACCACCTGGTTCTTTGAGGATGAAGTCCAAGCCCTGTAA
- the hisF gene encoding imidazole glycerol phosphate synthase subunit HisF → MLAKRILPCLDVKAGRVVKGINFVNLKDAGDPVELAQVYNEAGADELVFLDITATHEDRDIIFDVVYRTAEQVFIPLTVGGGIQSLETIKKLLRAGADKVSINSAAVRNPDFINEASDRFGNQCIVVAIDARRRTDPENPGWDVYVRGGRENTGLDAIAWAKEVEQRGCGELLVTSMDADGTQAGYDLELTRTIAQQVQIPVIASGGAGNCQHIYEALTTGQSEAALLASLLHYGQLSVSEIKTYLAERQVPIRQL, encoded by the coding sequence ATGCTTGCCAAACGAATCTTACCCTGTTTAGATGTCAAAGCCGGTCGTGTTGTCAAGGGAATCAACTTTGTCAACCTCAAAGATGCCGGAGACCCTGTAGAACTGGCTCAGGTTTACAATGAAGCCGGTGCCGATGAGTTGGTGTTTCTGGATATTACGGCCACTCATGAAGACCGGGATATTATTTTTGATGTGGTTTACCGCACTGCCGAACAAGTTTTTATCCCTCTGACTGTCGGGGGCGGGATCCAATCCTTAGAAACAATTAAAAAATTGTTAAGAGCAGGGGCCGATAAAGTCAGTATCAATTCCGCCGCCGTGCGCAACCCTGATTTTATTAATGAAGCCAGCGATCGCTTTGGAAATCAATGTATTGTCGTGGCGATCGATGCCCGTCGCCGCACGGATCCAGAAAATCCCGGGTGGGATGTCTATGTGCGCGGGGGTCGCGAAAATACCGGCCTCGATGCGATCGCCTGGGCAAAAGAAGTTGAACAACGCGGATGTGGAGAATTACTCGTCACCAGTATGGATGCCGACGGCACGCAAGCGGGTTATGACTTAGAACTGACTCGCACCATCGCCCAACAAGTCCAAATTCCCGTGATTGCTTCCGGGGGTGCCGGAAACTGCCAACATATTTATGAGGCCCTCACCACCGGCCAATCAGAAGCGGCCCTGCTGGCCTCTTTATTACATTACGGCCAACTCAGTGTTTCTGAGATTAAAACCTACCTCGCCGAACGACAAGTCCCCATCCGTCAATTGTAA
- a CDS encoding Get3/ArsA fold putative tail anchor-mediating ATPase NosAFP, with protein MALILTFLGKGGTGRTTVAIAAAKRFASQGKRVLLVGQDSSPAFSLLVGATVTCDPIEIGANLKAVQLESAVLLQRSWQQVKDLEAEYLRTPFFKEVYGEELGVLPGMDSALALNALREYDASNQYDVIVYDGRGDKDTLRMLGIPEILSWYIRRFRGVLAESELGKALSPFVQPVTSTVFNTGWSLDNVGGKPAEQATDLLEKGKQSVGDPNRVIAYLVTTGDRLAVETSRYLWGSAQQAGLTIGGLICNLTPVTDEVVEQFAPLPVTSIPQMEGNDWEPLMDALPDFKKPEGVPQPIEVDRVNSQVKLFLPGFDKKQVKLTQYGPEVTIEAGDQRRNISLPPELKGKAVKGAKFQQQFLVISF; from the coding sequence ATGGCCTTAATTTTGACCTTTTTAGGAAAAGGTGGGACTGGAAGAACGACCGTGGCGATCGCCGCTGCTAAAAGATTTGCATCTCAAGGTAAGCGCGTGTTGCTCGTCGGCCAGGATAGCAGTCCCGCTTTTAGTTTACTCGTCGGTGCGACCGTCACCTGCGATCCCATAGAAATCGGCGCTAACCTCAAAGCAGTACAGCTAGAATCAGCGGTACTGCTGCAACGGAGTTGGCAGCAAGTGAAAGATTTGGAAGCGGAATATCTTCGGACTCCGTTTTTTAAAGAAGTTTATGGCGAAGAATTGGGGGTATTGCCGGGGATGGATAGCGCCCTGGCACTGAATGCCCTGCGCGAGTATGATGCCAGCAATCAATATGATGTAATCGTTTACGACGGCAGAGGGGATAAAGATACTCTGCGGATGCTGGGAATCCCTGAGATTTTAAGCTGGTATATTCGCCGCTTCCGAGGAGTGTTGGCGGAATCGGAACTGGGGAAAGCCCTGTCGCCCTTTGTGCAACCTGTCACCAGTACGGTGTTTAATACCGGCTGGTCCCTGGATAATGTTGGGGGTAAACCGGCAGAACAAGCGACGGATTTATTGGAAAAGGGGAAACAATCCGTGGGTGACCCCAATCGGGTGATTGCTTACTTGGTGACGACAGGCGATCGCCTTGCGGTGGAAACCAGTCGCTATCTTTGGGGGAGTGCCCAACAAGCGGGGCTCACCATTGGCGGATTGATTTGTAATTTAACCCCAGTTACCGATGAAGTGGTGGAACAATTTGCACCCCTGCCGGTGACTTCCATTCCTCAGATGGAGGGGAACGACTGGGAACCTCTGATGGATGCTTTGCCAGATTTCAAAAAACCAGAAGGCGTCCCCCAACCGATTGAAGTGGACCGGGTGAATAGTCAAGTGAAGCTATTTTTGCCCGGGTTTGACAAAAAACAAGTCAAGTTGACGCAATATGGCCCAGAAGTGACCATTGAAGCGGGGGACCAACGGCGTAATATTTCCTTGCCTCCGGAGTTAAAGGGGAAAGCCGTTAAAGGGGCGAAGTTTCAGCAGCAATTTTTAGTTATTTCGTTTTAA
- the chlG gene encoding chlorophyll synthase ChlG: MSNPPTSESNLSNSPDRVPPPEAATSATPIPSASPESSNRNARTRQMLGMKGADVKETSIWKIRLQLMKPITWIPLIWGVVCGAAASGNYEWKLEHILIAAACMLMSGPLLAGYTQTINDFYDRDLDAINEPYRPIPSGAIAVPQVISQIWVLLLAGIGVAYALDVWAGHDFPTITVLAVAGSFVSYIYSAPPLKLKKNGWLGNYALGASYIALPWWAGQALFGEIGPKIMVITLIYSMAGLGIAIVNDFKSVEGDKQLGLQSLPVMFGVGTAAWICVLMIDIFQLGIAGYLISIHQNLYAAILILLVIPQITFQDMYFLRNPLENDVKYQASAQPFLVLGMLVTALAIGHANII, translated from the coding sequence ATGTCTAACCCCCCTACATCTGAGTCCAATCTGTCCAACTCTCCCGATCGCGTGCCACCTCCAGAGGCTGCTACTTCAGCAACACCCATTCCAAGTGCTTCCCCTGAGTCATCCAACCGCAATGCTAGAACTCGGCAGATGTTGGGGATGAAAGGGGCGGATGTCAAAGAGACATCGATTTGGAAGATTCGCCTGCAATTGATGAAACCAATTACCTGGATTCCCTTGATCTGGGGGGTCGTCTGTGGGGCCGCTGCTTCCGGGAACTACGAATGGAAGTTAGAGCACATTTTAATTGCTGCTGCTTGTATGTTGATGTCTGGTCCTTTACTAGCAGGCTACACTCAAACCATTAATGATTTTTACGATCGCGATTTAGATGCGATTAATGAACCCTATCGTCCCATTCCCTCCGGGGCGATCGCCGTCCCGCAAGTCATTTCCCAAATTTGGGTGTTATTACTCGCCGGGATTGGGGTTGCTTATGCCTTAGATGTTTGGGCGGGTCACGATTTTCCCACCATTACCGTCTTGGCAGTCGCTGGTTCCTTTGTTTCTTACATTTATTCTGCACCGCCTCTGAAACTGAAGAAAAACGGCTGGTTAGGAAACTATGCCCTAGGTGCCAGTTATATTGCCCTACCTTGGTGGGCGGGACAAGCCCTATTCGGGGAAATTGGACCCAAAATCATGGTGATCACCCTGATTTACAGTATGGCGGGATTGGGAATTGCGATCGTCAATGACTTTAAAAGCGTTGAAGGGGATAAACAACTGGGTTTGCAATCCTTACCTGTGATGTTTGGCGTCGGGACTGCCGCTTGGATCTGTGTCCTGATGATTGATATCTTCCAATTGGGAATCGCGGGATATCTGATTTCGATTCACCAAAACCTGTATGCGGCGATCCTGATTTTGCTGGTGATTCCGCAAATTACCTTCCAGGATATGTATTTTCTGCGGAATCCTTTGGAAAATGATGTTAAATACCAGGCATCAGCCCAGCCATTTTTGGTGTTGGGAATGTTGGTGACGGCCCTGGCGATCGGTCATGCCAATATTATTTAG
- a CDS encoding Glu/Leu/Phe/Val family dehydrogenase — protein MVLSTPLTELAPSPAYICPHDRACTYLGQAALALEMDPNILRILEQPRKVVTVSIPVLLDNGEVQVLAGHRVQHCDVLGPYKGGTRYHPAVTLQELSALAMLMTWKCALVGIPYGGAKGGIAIDPHRYSVRELERITRRYTSELIKDIGPAIDIPAPDIGTSSQEMAWMMDTYSMNVGHAVPGVVTGKPLSIGGSKGRAMATGRGVMITVREALIERGQTLSQVRIAIQGFGKVGAAAAALLHEAGAKIIAVSDVSGAFFAENGLDIPALEGYAREHKGSLRGFPDAELITNAELLALPCDVLIPAALEDQITEENADQVQAQIVAEAANAPVTLMGDRLLEARGVTVLPDILANAGGVVVSYLEWVQGQSYVFWDEERVNREMEGLMVQAYQRVSELAQNRQIPFRQAAYMLGVGRVAEALGDRGLYP, from the coding sequence ATGGTTTTATCAACGCCGTTAACAGAACTTGCTCCCTCTCCGGCTTACATTTGTCCCCATGACCGTGCCTGCACCTACTTGGGACAAGCCGCCCTTGCCTTAGAAATGGATCCGAACATCTTGCGGATTCTCGAACAACCCCGCAAAGTCGTCACCGTCTCCATTCCCGTCCTTTTAGATAATGGCGAAGTCCAAGTCCTCGCCGGACATCGAGTCCAACATTGTGATGTTCTTGGACCCTATAAAGGGGGTACTCGCTATCATCCCGCCGTCACCTTACAGGAATTATCCGCCTTAGCCATGCTGATGACCTGGAAATGTGCCCTAGTCGGAATTCCCTACGGAGGGGCCAAAGGTGGGATTGCGATCGACCCCCATCGTTACTCCGTTCGCGAATTAGAACGAATTACTCGACGCTACACCAGCGAACTGATTAAAGATATTGGACCGGCGATCGATATTCCCGCCCCCGATATTGGCACCTCTTCCCAAGAAATGGCCTGGATGATGGATACCTATTCCATGAATGTCGGTCATGCCGTCCCCGGAGTCGTCACGGGAAAACCGCTATCCATCGGCGGATCCAAAGGTCGGGCGATGGCAACAGGACGGGGTGTGATGATTACGGTCCGGGAAGCTTTAATCGAACGGGGACAAACCTTATCCCAAGTCCGGATTGCGATTCAAGGGTTTGGTAAAGTGGGTGCCGCAGCAGCAGCCTTACTCCATGAAGCCGGGGCCAAAATTATCGCTGTTTCTGATGTTTCCGGTGCTTTCTTTGCCGAAAACGGTTTAGATATTCCCGCATTGGAAGGATATGCTCGGGAGCACAAAGGCAGCTTGAGAGGATTTCCCGATGCAGAACTCATTACTAACGCCGAATTATTGGCCCTCCCCTGTGATGTGCTGATTCCCGCAGCCCTAGAAGACCAGATTACCGAGGAAAATGCCGATCAGGTCCAAGCTCAAATCGTGGCGGAAGCGGCTAATGCCCCGGTCACCTTAATGGGCGATCGCCTCCTAGAAGCGCGAGGGGTCACCGTCCTCCCGGATATCTTAGCCAACGCCGGAGGCGTGGTGGTCAGTTATCTGGAATGGGTCCAAGGTCAATCCTACGTCTTTTGGGATGAGGAACGGGTCAACCGCGAAATGGAAGGGTTGATGGTGCAAGCCTATCAGCGAGTCAGCGAACTGGCCCAAAACCGTCAGATTCCCTTCCGACAAGCGGCCTATATGTTGGGAGTCGGGCGCGTCGCTGAGGCTTTAGGCGATCGCGGTCTGTATCCATAA